ATCCGGTGATGActacaaataaaacagagtCAAAATATCATAAGTGCAAACAAATAACCAAATGTACATAAGCGTAGATACATGAAACCTTACACTCGCGTGGAAGGTGAGACCGGAAGctcttttcatctgttttaacCCCTTCATCCTCTTCCTTTCCCTCTTTCTGCTCTTCATCCTCTACGATGAAGTCCTTCAGGCTGTCGGTGTCGGCCTGTTTTTCTTCTTCGCTGCTGTCTACCAAGCGAACTGGTTCCTCTTCGCTAGACTCATCTTCTGAGGTTTTTGCTTCTCCTTCGCCTTCAGGTTCTTTTTCTGCAACTTTGACCTCTTCCGTTTCCTGAACGACAAAACGTTCTGAACCGCTTAATGATGTTCTGTGGCCGCTTTATTAGTTACACATTAGTTCCAGGTTTtaccaaaaaccaaaaaaaccaaaaaatctgagcacatcactccagtcctcaggtccttacactggcttccagttacatttagaatagattttaaagtattgttactcgtttataaatcacttcatggcttaggaccgaaatacattacagatatgctaactgaatataaaccaagcagacgactcagatcattaggatcaggtcagttagacataccgagggttcactcaaaacaaggtgcgtcagcatttagttattacgccacctatagctggaatcagcttccagaagagatcagatgtgcttcaacagtagacacttttaaatcaaggttaaaaacagatctgtttaactctgtatttactaaatgagcactgtgctgcttcacaatgactgcactttttatccacttttactcctgttttattctttttaacatattttaaactgtttttattgaaatcacatttattttctttaattgttctttgtttttattatgattttatcgtgtgtctcttatttttacatatattttttttctctctcttataaactgttttctaatttctatgtaaagcactttgaatgacctctgtgtatgaaatgtgctatacaaataaacttgccttgcctttaCACTTgtaagtctcacacacacacacacacacacacacacacacaatcttatcAGCTGTGTCCTATTTTATGTCCTGCATGGCAATAAATGTACActaattgtatgtattgtatgttctGCTCACTGATACATGTGGGTTCTTACCAGAGTTCTGCGCCTGCGCAGTGGCGTGCCTGACTTTCTCTTCTTCAACAGCTCCATCAGTTTCtttttcctgtctctcctcttgGCAGCAGCTTCTTTGGCCTCCACTTCATCGTCCTTAACAGTTTCGCCCTCGGAGTCAGAAAGCCTAAGTCGTTTTTTCCCCGATGCTTTCCTGACAGGTTCAGTTCCGATGTCGCTGTCGGAGGAGTCGCACGAGCCGTCGTCGTCGTCCAGGATGCTCGCGCTGGCCGAACGCTTACGACGTCGTCGTGACACGGCGCACTTCTCGTCGTCCGTCCCACCGCTGTCGTCGTCTCTCGTAGCCACCCGTTTGGGCGCAGGAGAATCATCCGAGTCGTCGTCCGAGCTCCCTGAGGCGTCGTCAGACTCCTTGTACTCACTCCCGGAGTCGTCGCTGCTCGTCGTGCTGCGGTACGACCCTTCGTCGCTGTCCTCGAGCATCTGCTCGATCGCGTTCATGCGCGTCTTTGCGCGATCGATACGTGACGCCGACGCCGACGCCACGCGTTTTCTCCGCATGAATACGCTTTTCATTGCCTCCACGACAGCACGACGGGACGGATCAGCTCGAATCGGCTGTGAAGCAAAACATGGACGCGGTTACTTCAGTTCATACGCACACAGATTTAAACACGAAAGCTAGCCTCAgtgcaaacaacaacaacaaaatattcAGCGTGAACGAGCAGAAATTACAAACAAACTCAGCAACTCTGTCTAAAACATTCAAGAAGTTTACAAAAACCTGAATTTCGTCCAGAACCGCACTGTAAAACCGCTGGTCCCGCGATTTTTAagggggtgtgtttgttttgtttttgctgctcCTTCATATCTAGCAGGAAAAAGTGCGCCGTCTAGCGGTGTGGAGAACGCTGTCTTCCTGCGTCACACTGAGGACATGATCTAAAAGTTTAAATACTTTCCAACAAATTAATTTCTAATCTAAATTATAATTGTTTTAAACACCAtatctttccacaagccatcataCTCCCTAATAACTGAACttaactgtactgagcacaacatacacaagcactgtatggactgcacagacctacgctaaatacacacacttccgatacacatccatcaacctgtttacatgctgtttttgcacactttttgctctttacacatACTGTTTCACATTTCAatagtttgctgttttgcacgatcctttacaatatctcagggacctgctgctattaCACTGTTAattctagtatttctgcacatgcgatattgttgaacatacagtatttacactggtctgtgctgtttttgtgtaatgtcttttgtgtattgtcttatgtttgttgtttgcactgtcttttgtcctgcactgtcttgtttgtcttgcttcttgacttgactcttgacttgaccaTCATATAGCTAGTCTCTGTTATTACGCTAGTAGGGCCGTAAACACAGGGCCATTAACACTGATACAATACATAATATGGCTAAATGTTTGTGCACAAATACCTGAACATCACACCAAACTGTCACAAATTTGAAAGCGTACAATTATCTGGACTTTGTTTGTATGCTATAGCATtgcaatttcccttcactggaggTAAGTCTTCAAGTAAGAGGCTCAAACCTGTTTCAGTTTGAACCCCTGTGCCCAAAGCGAACTCCATGAAAATAAGATTTGAAAAGTCTTGAGAGCAAGATCTCAAGTAACTTACACAGAGCCTTGATCTCAACCCCGctgtttaattcaattaaatttaattcaaatttactactaccagaagtcctgagttttgtgatctcagcgagcgtgaaggattgtagcgTGTAAGAAGACTAGTTAGAAACATGGAAGCTAacccattaagagccttgtacgcaAGCCTCTGTCCACCTATGCAATGAGAACTGAAACACTAAATACACCCCAGTCTTTCTTGTGCTAAATCACTAATGCTcttggtgtccacaaacatttggctatGTGTTGTATGTGATTCTTCATTAGCAAACTAAAAAGTCATATATAATCCATATGAATGCCAAGTCATTTAGAATATTTCCCAGTTAAGAGCATTTTAGTCTTGGGTTTTAACAAAATATGAAAAGGGGTGAACGCTTATGTTCGGCACAGTATGGCAGACCCGTAAATTAAAAGATTGCTGTTCTTGGTAATGAATTGcataaatcttaaataaatcTTGAATTGCATAAATCATAAATGTCTACTCTATAAAGTTTTGTGACGAGTTACAACATGAATAAAATCAAGaaacaaaaatctaatttcagtacatttttattatacagtgaAGTCCACATTTTTTTGGTTAAGTGTACATACTATATATGGGATGATACATATTTTATGAACAATCATTTCAAATATTATGACCAGATGAAAATTTCACCATCATATCCAGCAGATAATAGGTGTTCACCTTTATGGTCAAAAATAACACTCTCAACAGCATCATTATGTCCTAAAAGACTGGACACGTGTGAAGACGCCAATTCCACCAGCTTCACCTCATGATCGTTGCTCGCGACTGCTAGCACCTTCCCATTTGGACTGAAGGCCACTTGGTTGCTAGGGTGTGGTCCTGTATCAACAGTGGCCAGGGCTGATATGTTCCTTACATCCCATAATTTCACAATGCCATAGGAATCACAGGAAGCAATTGTGTCTCCCAGTGCATTAAAGGTTGCACTGTTGCACGAGTGCCTGTGCCCGTAGAATGTTTGAGCACAGAGTCCAGCACGGGCATCCCAGAGTGATATGGTTTTATCAGCAGAGCAGGTGAGCAGAATGTTAGAGAAGGGCACAAAGCTAATACTGTTCACTGAGTCGATGTGGCCACGCAGCGTGTAGCGACAACGCTCGCTGTAAAGGTCCCACACTTTGGCTGTGTTGTCCATAGAGCAAGAAGCTACAAAGTCCCCACAGGAGTGGAAGGAACATCCCCAGGTGGCGTGAGTGTGGCCTTCCAGGGTCAGCACACAGCAGGATTTGGCAAAGTCCCAGATCCTAACTGTGGTGTCTCCACTGGTCGTGGCCAGATAGTGTCCACTGGGGTGGAAGCTACAGGAAGACAGCCAGTCAGTATGACCCTCACCAGTCATTATCATCTCCCCTTCTCGTATCCCCCAAAGCCTCCAAAGGTGATCATCACTTGCAGTAGCTATAAGCAGTTTGCGCGGATGGATCGCAAGATAGCTCACAGCCATGGTGTGGGCTTTGATGGATTTGGTCAGAGAGAATCCGGATGTTTTGGTGCTTTGAGCAAATAAGGCTTTTATATGGGGCAGGAAGGGATTTATTCGTGTCCTGGCTGGGAACTCGGAATCTTTTAAATGTTTGGAAGTAGCGGTCTTGGCTTGGCATTTGGCAAGGTCAGAAGTTGCCATCTCATCAACTGATGGTTTGGTACCTCCCTTTTGCGAAGAGCACAGAGCACTGTCTAGGTTTTGAActtg
This genomic interval from Tachysurus vachellii isolate PV-2020 chromosome 17, HZAU_Pvac_v1, whole genome shotgun sequence contains the following:
- the LOC132860069 gene encoding sperm-associated antigen 16 protein; the protein is MAQICDTESVEGPNYLEKVSIPEDCEDEYEEISVEEDSVAEEEDFETTTEDSEFVPEQVLSSPQKLQSPIPEVVDDFLRNFLVKMGMSKTLDCFQTEWFGMQHKETLKTNLVGLVPDIYTHNQLLDNELKNVQTERDSYKQAAFQAGETIVKLQKERDFHRLQHKRIVQEKNRLIEDIRRLKKHYESYGPALRQLNEKYQTALREKMLVSIERDRVSSQVQNLDSALCSSQKGGTKPSVDEMATSDLAKCQAKTATSKHLKDSEFPARTRINPFLPHIKALFAQSTKTSGFSLTKSIKAHTMAVSYLAIHPRKLLIATASDDHLWRLWGIREGEMIMTGEGHTDWLSSCSFHPSGHYLATTSGDTTVRIWDFAKSCCVLTLEGHTHATWGCSFHSCGDFVASCSMDNTAKVWDLYSERCRYTLRGHIDSVNSISFVPFSNILLTCSADKTISLWDARAGLCAQTFYGHRHSCNSATFNALGDTIASCDSYGIVKLWDVRNISALATVDTGPHPSNQVAFSPNGKVLAVASNDHEVKLVELASSHVSSLLGHNDAVESVIFDHKGEHLLSAGYDGEIFIWS
- the ccdc82 gene encoding coiled-coil domain-containing protein 82, with translation MKSVFMRRKRVASASASRIDRAKTRMNAIEQMLEDSDEGSYRSTTSSDDSGSEYKESDDASGSSDDDSDDSPAPKRVATRDDDSGGTDDEKCAVSRRRRKRSASASILDDDDGSCDSSDSDIGTEPVRKASGKKRLRLSDSEGETVKDDEVEAKEAAAKRRDRKKKLMELLKKRKSGTPLRRRRTLETEEVKVAEKEPEGEGEAKTSEDESSEEEPVRLVDSSEEEKQADTDSLKDFIVEDEEQKEGKEEDEGVKTDEKSFRSHLPREFITGSQFTHFQLVVKALLINALDTSFLKSLYDGERTKRYAEEMKSSLRHFDERLVLPRLENLKQRSRWKDRYKERVECYPKVRVSMVNIRNKGCEACELHRNGRFCVRLSGQLYHNHTMQEDQFMPDDSQMFFVGSVCASRTEVYHALKHYKYHLFVRCRTALEDQKEQQTEKGDQDEPVKETVMKVFNKLMEEGWITEQFDEFQERLNAADFFQEEKLD